From a region of the Candidatus Cloacimonadota bacterium genome:
- a CDS encoding methylcrotonoyl-CoA carboxylase, with amino-acid sequence MYKIESKINTNSQSFIENTKSMEKAVDVLKERLSLIRKGGPDYMHEKHKKRGKLFVRDRLSLLLDPDTPFLELSSLAAWDMHENQHPSAAIITGIGVVKNREVMIIAHDATVKGGTYIPETIKKHIRAQEIAIENRLPCIYLVDSGGIFLPQQVGTFPDKEHFGRIFYNQARMSAENIPQISVVCGFCTAGGAYQPAMSDEVVIVKGIGTIYIGGPPLVKAATGEIVTEEELGGADVHSRISGVADHFAETDEQGIEITRNIVENITSNQKFPLERSQPEEPTYDPK; translated from the coding sequence ATGTACAAAATCGAATCCAAAATAAACACGAACAGTCAATCTTTCATAGAAAACACAAAATCTATGGAAAAAGCTGTTGATGTCTTAAAGGAACGCCTTTCTCTAATCAGGAAAGGTGGTCCTGATTATATGCATGAAAAGCATAAAAAAAGAGGGAAACTTTTTGTACGAGATAGATTAAGCTTACTTCTTGATCCTGATACTCCGTTTCTGGAATTAAGTTCTCTCGCTGCCTGGGATATGCATGAAAACCAACATCCATCTGCTGCAATTATTACCGGGATCGGAGTTGTGAAAAACCGGGAAGTAATGATCATTGCTCATGATGCAACTGTCAAAGGTGGAACATATATTCCGGAAACGATCAAAAAACATATCCGCGCTCAGGAAATTGCGATTGAAAATAGACTTCCCTGTATTTATCTGGTTGATTCCGGAGGGATATTTCTGCCGCAACAAGTCGGAACATTTCCCGATAAAGAGCATTTCGGCAGAATTTTCTATAATCAGGCGAGGATGTCTGCAGAGAATATTCCGCAAATTTCTGTTGTGTGCGGATTCTGTACTGCTGGAGGAGCATATCAACCGGCGATGAGCGACGAAGTTGTGATCGTGAAAGGAATTGGAACGATTTATATTGGCGGACCACCTTTAGTCAAAGCAGCAACCGGAGAGATCGTCACTGAAGAAGAATTAGGTGGAGCAGATGTTCACAGCCGCATTTCCGGAGTCGCTGACCATTTTGCAGAAACCGATGAGCAGGGAATCGAGATCACCAGAAACATTGTTGAAAATATTACTTCCAACCAGAAATTTCCTTTAGAAAGATCCCAACCGGAAGAACCTACTTACGATCCGAAAGA